A DNA window from Methanobacteriaceae archaeon contains the following coding sequences:
- a CDS encoding nucleotide sugar dehydrogenase, producing MINENSSIAIFGLGHMGLPTAALLAKSGLKVLGVDINKQTVKMVNSGQSPIMEPGLDELVKKTVNDGLLSATSNPKLAVEKSQIIMIIVPTPVDENKKSDLSAVISAAKSIATGLKKDDLVIVESTVPPGTCENLVIPLLEESNLVAGEDFKVAYTPERALPNNTLYEMTHNARVIGGIDPQSTKIAASLYQRITEGEIIMVQNLVTAEMVKLMENTYRDTNIALANEMALVCDSLGVDAIEAINAANHHPRVNIHTPGPGVGGHCLSIDPYFIVETARKNGVETPLIRTSREVNEGMPGQVAKIVEKSLKELGKTIEGSEIGILGVAYKGNVADARETPAEPLIKILNHKGANVVVNDPYVPPEIVKPWGALMVGLERALSADCVVLVTDHDLYGKIKPSMIKNGLIVCTRPVLDKETFEKGGVTFKGVGRS from the coding sequence ATGATCAATGAAAATTCATCTATAGCAATATTCGGTTTGGGTCATATGGGGCTGCCAACTGCAGCCTTACTGGCCAAAAGTGGCCTGAAGGTGCTGGGGGTTGATATTAACAAGCAAACTGTTAAAATGGTTAACTCGGGCCAATCTCCCATAATGGAGCCTGGTCTGGATGAACTGGTTAAAAAAACGGTAAATGATGGGCTACTTTCTGCAACCAGTAATCCTAAACTAGCAGTGGAAAAATCCCAGATAATCATGATTATAGTACCCACCCCTGTAGATGAAAACAAAAAATCAGACCTTTCTGCAGTTATATCTGCTGCTAAATCCATCGCTACCGGGTTAAAGAAGGATGATCTGGTTATTGTTGAAAGTACAGTTCCTCCAGGCACATGTGAAAATTTGGTAATTCCTTTACTGGAAGAAAGTAATTTAGTGGCAGGTGAAGACTTCAAGGTTGCTTACACACCGGAAAGGGCCCTTCCCAATAATACTCTATATGAAATGACCCATAACGCCCGAGTAATAGGTGGAATAGACCCTCAAAGTACTAAAATAGCCGCTTCATTATACCAGCGGATTACAGAGGGCGAAATAATAATGGTGCAGAACCTGGTTACTGCAGAAATGGTTAAACTAATGGAAAACACCTACCGCGACACCAACATCGCCCTGGCCAATGAAATGGCTTTAGTGTGTGATTCTTTAGGGGTGGATGCCATAGAGGCTATCAATGCAGCTAATCACCATCCCAGAGTTAATATCCATACACCTGGACCTGGAGTGGGAGGGCACTGTCTCTCTATTGATCCCTACTTTATTGTGGAAACAGCCCGAAAAAATGGGGTGGAAACACCCCTTATAAGAACTTCAAGGGAAGTTAACGAGGGAATGCCGGGCCAGGTTGCTAAAATAGTGGAAAAATCTTTAAAAGAGCTTGGTAAAACCATTGAAGGATCTGAAATAGGGATATTGGGAGTGGCTTACAAAGGAAATGTGGCTGATGCCAGGGAAACGCCAGCCGAACCTTTAATAAAAATTTTAAACCATAAAGGAGCAAATGTTGTGGTTAACGACCCTTATGTGCCTCCTGAGATCGTAAAACCATGGGGTGCTCTGATGGTGGGCTTGGAAAGGGCACTATCTGCTGATTGTGTGGTTCTGGTAACAGATCATGATCTTTATGGAAAAATCAAACCATCTATGATAAAAAATGGCCTGATAGTCTGCACACGCCCTGTACTGGACAAGGAAACATTCGAAAAGGGTGGTGTGACTTTTAAGGGAGTTGGAAGGTCTTGA
- the truA gene encoding tRNA pseudouridine(38-40) synthase TruA has translation MIRVALKLAYIGTDFYGFQRQPHLRTVEGELLKALKEAGIITDLAQSNYSIAGRTDRGVHALGNVVSFRTKKMPIINQINDLLPKDVRILGSARVPMGFKTRYAHRRHYRYVLCKNRRGEEWETHKMQQAAHLMEGTHNFINFSKRSRRNPIRNVESIIITPQKHLCTVDVIGESFLWNMVRKMVGVLLSVGKGDLSIDDVRKMMNPQNTAAITPLPPESLILMDVCYEGVHFKADEYARHRFSRALREVCHNHWRIVAATEEMINSLTGD, from the coding sequence ATGATTAGAGTGGCTTTGAAGCTGGCATACATTGGAACTGATTTTTACGGATTCCAAAGACAGCCGCACCTGCGTACAGTTGAAGGAGAACTGTTAAAGGCACTTAAAGAAGCAGGAATAATAACTGACCTTGCACAATCCAATTATTCCATTGCCGGACGCACTGATCGTGGTGTTCATGCCCTGGGAAATGTGGTATCCTTCCGCACGAAAAAAATGCCCATTATAAATCAGATCAATGATCTTCTACCCAAGGATGTAAGGATCTTAGGTTCTGCCAGGGTTCCAATGGGATTCAAAACCAGATATGCCCATAGGAGACATTATCGCTACGTTTTATGTAAAAACCGAAGGGGGGAGGAGTGGGAAACTCACAAAATGCAGCAAGCAGCACATTTAATGGAGGGGACTCATAATTTTATTAATTTTTCCAAGAGAAGTAGGAGGAACCCCATTCGTAACGTGGAAAGTATAATTATAACGCCCCAAAAACATTTATGTACAGTGGATGTAATTGGTGAGAGTTTTTTGTGGAACATGGTTAGAAAGATGGTAGGAGTACTTTTAAGTGTGGGCAAGGGTGATCTTTCAATTGATGATGTTCGAAAAATGATGAACCCTCAGAATACTGCAGCAATAACTCCCCTGCCCCCTGAGAGCCTGATACTGATGGATGTTTGCTATGAAGGTGTCCATTTTAAAGCAGATGAATATGCAAGGCATCGATTTTCTAGGGCCTTACGTGAAGTTTGCCATAACCACTGGAGAATAGTTGCTGCAACAGAAGAAATGATCAATTCTTTAACTGGGGATTGA
- a CDS encoding ATP-grasp domain-containing protein — protein sequence MNLLIFEYATAMGVKDPSLTAEGQAMLEGLIRDLEGYDASFLTSRNSDPVFGGKCNRLEIAEDLDDWINDNIHNYDFCLPVAPEEDFILYKLTRLIEEKGVEVVGSSSDAVCICSDKYLTYQALKNKIPVIPTQKLYWEEVDEHAEAIPGKKVIKPADGVSCSDVQIVNSTESLKNATWKVKKSSNLPYCLLQKFVEGDSASVSLLSNGEKAIPLSLNHQNITEKNGHFDYNGGKVPFYHSKEYEAKKIAKKAVESISGLKGYVGVDLILGEEVYLVEINSRLTTPYVALRNMLKFNLGEAILKSVQGELPGKVELEGEIKFRKENNHLDLKVM from the coding sequence TTGAATTTACTTATTTTTGAATATGCCACTGCAATGGGAGTTAAAGATCCCTCATTAACTGCAGAGGGCCAGGCCATGCTAGAAGGCCTCATCAGGGATCTAGAAGGATATGATGCCAGTTTTTTAACCTCAAGAAATTCTGATCCAGTTTTTGGGGGTAAATGCAACCGATTGGAAATTGCAGAGGATTTGGATGATTGGATTAACGACAATATTCATAATTACGACTTTTGTTTACCCGTTGCTCCGGAAGAAGACTTTATTTTATACAAATTAACCCGATTGATTGAAGAAAAAGGTGTTGAAGTTGTTGGATCCTCTTCTGATGCTGTTTGCATATGTTCAGATAAATATTTAACCTACCAGGCACTGAAAAATAAAATTCCTGTAATTCCCACCCAGAAATTATACTGGGAAGAGGTTGATGAACATGCTGAGGCAATTCCCGGGAAAAAGGTGATCAAACCTGCTGACGGAGTTTCCTGTTCAGATGTACAGATAGTAAATTCTACAGAATCACTAAAAAACGCAACCTGGAAAGTTAAAAAAAGTAGCAACCTACCCTACTGTTTACTCCAGAAATTTGTGGAAGGAGATAGTGCTAGTGTGAGTCTGCTTAGTAATGGAGAAAAAGCCATTCCTCTGAGTTTGAACCACCAGAATATCACTGAAAAAAATGGTCATTTCGACTACAATGGGGGTAAAGTTCCATTTTATCATTCTAAAGAGTATGAGGCTAAAAAAATAGCCAAAAAAGCAGTTGAGTCCATCAGTGGCTTGAAAGGTTATGTGGGGGTGGACCTGATCCTGGGTGAAGAGGTTTATCTGGTGGAAATTAACTCCAGACTCACCACACCCTACGTTGCCCTGAGGAACATGCTAAAGTTCAATTTAGGTGAAGCTATCCTCAAATCAGTTCAAGGTGAACTTCCAGGAAAAGTAGAACTTGAAGGAGAGATTAAATTTAGAAAGGAAAATAATCATCTCGATTTAAAGGTGATGTAA
- a CDS encoding DUF460 domain-containing protein has translation MVHRYHQNFKEKLFLNFKDQKSSSKNQRGIIVGLDPGMTVGVAILNLSGEILNVKSFKEASRADITRHIISYGKTVLVATDVHNPPKMVKKMAASLNSKIYFPYRDMAVSAKNELVDDYIYSHDHNPQTTRSKDASESIPQNAHERDALAAAIQGYKKYQKKLEQIERKTQETELTPQMVDEIKVSVINEIPITKAINSTINKFIHQGHSNNEKSSNDDMVPDLMSEDSHEIIHRLQSKVKSQEKQIKNLKSKNSILEYKVNEYQDEISLLENKIQKLQYQYSQNILQQKEIATKNSIIKGIQEKYYHEKELRKTLEEQLESIKRMRAMELSREAVPVKIIDTFSKDGIREAASSRNIKRGDVVLLKSSEGGGSHTASLIVKLGVKAVITTDKMSHQAKEEFEKHMIPLLEEGEVDLKMADEFAIILSRDLEREIEKWNNHQKEKLKKEERNRLLKIMDDYKAQRKRSNNNFH, from the coding sequence CTGGTTCACCGCTACCATCAAAATTTTAAAGAAAAACTTTTTTTAAATTTTAAAGACCAGAAATCGTCATCTAAAAACCAGAGAGGTATTATTGTAGGTCTTGACCCTGGCATGACAGTTGGAGTGGCCATTCTTAATCTTTCAGGGGAAATACTTAATGTTAAAAGTTTTAAGGAAGCTTCACGGGCAGATATAACTCGTCACATTATCAGCTATGGTAAAACAGTTTTAGTGGCTACTGATGTCCATAATCCTCCTAAAATGGTTAAAAAAATGGCTGCTTCTCTTAATTCCAAAATTTATTTTCCCTACAGGGATATGGCTGTCAGTGCTAAAAACGAATTAGTGGATGACTACATTTATTCCCATGATCATAACCCGCAAACAACCAGATCAAAAGACGCTAGTGAATCAATTCCTCAAAATGCCCATGAAAGAGATGCACTGGCAGCTGCAATACAGGGTTATAAGAAATATCAGAAAAAACTGGAACAAATAGAAAGAAAAACCCAAGAAACTGAATTAACACCTCAAATGGTGGATGAAATAAAAGTTTCAGTGATTAATGAAATTCCAATTACCAAGGCAATCAATTCCACTATAAATAAGTTCATTCACCAGGGTCATTCTAATAATGAAAAAAGTTCAAATGATGACATGGTCCCTGATTTAATGTCTGAAGATTCTCATGAAATAATTCATAGATTACAGAGTAAAGTAAAATCTCAGGAAAAGCAGATTAAAAATTTGAAAAGTAAAAACAGCATTCTGGAATATAAGGTTAATGAATACCAAGATGAAATATCCCTTTTGGAAAATAAAATCCAAAAATTACAGTACCAGTACTCTCAGAACATCTTACAGCAGAAGGAAATTGCCACTAAAAATTCAATCATCAAAGGGATTCAGGAGAAATATTACCATGAAAAGGAATTAAGAAAAACTCTTGAAGAGCAGCTGGAATCCATAAAACGAATGAGAGCCATGGAGCTTTCCAGAGAAGCAGTACCTGTTAAAATCATTGACACGTTTTCAAAAGATGGGATAAGAGAGGCTGCCAGTTCCAGAAACATAAAAAGGGGGGATGTAGTTCTTTTGAAAAGTTCAGAAGGTGGTGGTTCCCACACTGCATCATTAATTGTTAAATTAGGTGTTAAGGCAGTTATAACCACTGACAAAATGTCTCATCAGGCAAAAGAGGAATTTGAAAAACACATGATCCCCTTACTGGAAGAAGGAGAAGTTGATTTAAAGATGGCAGATGAATTTGCTATTATTTTATCCCGGGATCTTGAAAGGGAAATTGAAAAATGGAATAACCATCAGAAAGAAAAATTGAAAAAAGAAGAAAGAAACAGGCTTCTTAAGATAATGGATGACTATAAGGCCCAAAGGAAAAGATCAAATAATAATTTTCATTGA
- the wecB gene encoding UDP-N-acetylglucosamine 2-epimerase (non-hydrolyzing), which produces MKIAFIIGTRPEIIKMSPLIDEVDKRGIEYILIHTGQHYDFEMSQQFFMDLELKEPDYNIGVGSDSHAKQTATMMEGIEDVLVNEKPDIVLVQGDTNAVLAGALVAAKLHIAVGHVEAGLRSYDKTMPEEINRMVADVCTNLFFVPTEETAVNLLFEGISPKDIFITGNTVVDACYRNLKIARKSSNIMSQLNLTGDIMSLTLHRAENVDDRERLESIIQALLKIENINIVFPVHPRTVKTLKKFGFYTELDQAPHIKMTKPVGYLDFLILQSHSKLMMTDSGGVQEEAITLNIPCLTLRYNTERPETVHAGGNILVGADTGKITKTVREILEDEEIYSRMKEAPNPYGDGNASQKILDAILDSYHKGKLEIKPPEEIEGEHTKKLLSINEQVTVAEFETKNPKSTVNLVFEDDKPRYPYPDLSLEDKTILVVTN; this is translated from the coding sequence ATGAAAATAGCATTTATAATAGGTACCAGGCCTGAGATTATAAAAATGTCCCCTTTAATAGATGAAGTTGATAAAAGGGGAATAGAATACATATTAATACACACAGGTCAACATTATGACTTTGAAATGTCCCAGCAGTTTTTCATGGACCTTGAACTTAAGGAACCCGATTATAATATAGGTGTGGGGTCTGATTCCCATGCTAAACAGACTGCCACAATGATGGAAGGTATTGAAGATGTTTTAGTTAATGAAAAGCCAGACATTGTCTTGGTTCAGGGAGATACCAATGCAGTTTTAGCCGGAGCCCTAGTTGCAGCCAAACTACATATAGCTGTGGGACATGTGGAAGCTGGTCTTCGCTCCTATGACAAGACCATGCCTGAAGAGATTAACCGTATGGTGGCTGATGTATGCACCAACCTCTTTTTCGTACCCACAGAAGAAACTGCAGTAAATCTTCTATTTGAGGGAATATCCCCCAAAGATATATTCATAACTGGCAATACAGTGGTGGATGCTTGTTACAGAAACCTGAAAATCGCCAGAAAAAGTTCGAACATAATGTCCCAGCTGAACTTGACAGGGGATATTATGTCCTTAACTCTACACCGTGCTGAGAATGTTGATGACCGTGAGAGACTGGAGAGCATCATCCAGGCTTTATTAAAGATTGAAAACATCAATATAGTTTTCCCAGTACATCCCCGTACTGTAAAAACCCTTAAGAAATTTGGGTTCTATACAGAGCTTGATCAAGCACCCCATATTAAGATGACAAAACCAGTTGGTTATCTGGATTTCCTCATTCTCCAATCACATTCTAAGCTTATGATGACGGATTCTGGAGGAGTTCAGGAAGAAGCAATAACCCTTAATATCCCGTGTTTAACCCTGAGATACAATACAGAAAGGCCAGAAACGGTTCATGCAGGGGGGAACATACTGGTGGGGGCAGATACTGGTAAAATAACCAAAACTGTAAGAGAGATACTTGAAGATGAAGAAATCTACTCTAGAATGAAAGAAGCACCCAACCCCTATGGTGATGGCAATGCCTCTCAAAAAATACTCGATGCTATTTTAGATTCATATCATAAGGGTAAGCTAGAAATAAAACCACCTGAAGAGATAGAAGGGGAACACACCAAAAAATTATTATCAATAAATGAACAGGTCACAGTGGCAGAATTTGAAACTAAAAATCCAAAAAGTACAGTGAATCTTGTTTTTGAGGATGATAAGCCTCGCTACCCCTATCCTGACCTCTCACTGGAAGATAAAACCATATTAGTTGTTACTAATTGA
- a CDS encoding 1-(5-phosphoribosyl)-5-[(5-phosphoribosylamino)methylideneamino]imidazole-4-carboxamide isomerase, producing MFIIPAVDIKNGKCVQLVQGRPGTEQIVLDNPAKVALAWEEQGASILHVIDLGGALEEGGNLQVVREILKHVSIPVQMGGGIRTIKDAANLLDSGIDRIILGTLAIKNPDAVETLSSEFGSERIIVALDSRDSKVVVRGWTEKTNQNAPELGKIMEERGAGGILFTNVDHEGLLGGFKVEPLLELLENVNIPVIYSGGVSTLEDISLLSKTDVYGVVIGSALYKGTINFEDALKYQKE from the coding sequence ATGTTTATAATTCCTGCAGTTGATATTAAAAATGGTAAATGTGTTCAGTTAGTACAGGGAAGGCCTGGAACAGAACAGATTGTGCTTGATAACCCTGCAAAAGTTGCCCTTGCATGGGAAGAACAGGGAGCCAGTATTTTACATGTGATTGATCTGGGAGGTGCCTTAGAAGAGGGAGGGAACCTGCAGGTGGTCAGGGAAATCCTTAAACATGTTTCCATACCAGTTCAAATGGGTGGAGGTATCCGAACTATTAAGGATGCAGCTAATTTACTGGACAGTGGTATTGATAGGATAATACTTGGCACTCTAGCCATAAAGAACCCTGATGCAGTAGAGACTCTTTCCAGTGAATTTGGAAGTGAGAGGATAATAGTAGCACTGGATAGTAGGGATTCCAAAGTGGTTGTCAGGGGATGGACTGAAAAAACTAACCAGAATGCACCAGAACTGGGAAAAATTATGGAAGAAAGAGGAGCTGGAGGGATTTTGTTCACTAATGTTGATCACGAAGGGCTTTTGGGTGGTTTTAAGGTTGAACCCCTCCTTGAACTTCTTGAAAATGTGAATATACCAGTTATTTATTCTGGAGGTGTGAGTACTCTGGAAGACATATCTCTACTTAGTAAAACAGATGTCTACGGAGTTGTGATAGGATCGGCACTTTATAAAGGCACTATAAACTTTGAAGATGCCCTCAAATACCAGAAAGAGTGA
- a CDS encoding phosphoenolpyruvate synthase has translation MIVIRGIGTGSYVGVGRVKKIEDDEDLLKLEGGEIVVLSKASRDMLSHLHRAGGVVTDYGGITSHVAIVLREMKIPCVVGTAQGTKKLEEGTIVTVDGRTGNIYQGFIERDGKHDSFELHYPSTFIKVNLNVPEIAGKVASCADGVGSIRIENSIIRTGKHPYVLLEEGKLTRVIVDSVRIIADSFYPKPVWFRTFDIPTDELKRLQGGSVEPDEDNPLLGLRGIHKDLKNPEILKAEFEAVSQLMDDGYDNLGVKIPLVRDVSEYRRAKAVMGEVGIKPHQDLPLGASIETPSAALTMDELVKEGMDFVTLGMSDMAMSSLAVDRRGVKVSKHFDLTHPSVLKIMEMVIEKCKDKGIESCICGHAGSDPAIVRWLVEKGISSVSTNPDQILNIRKVVNITEKTIIQKGFTN, from the coding sequence ATGATAGTAATCAGGGGAATAGGAACGGGTTCTTATGTGGGAGTAGGCCGCGTGAAGAAAATAGAGGATGATGAAGACCTCCTGAAACTGGAAGGAGGGGAGATAGTAGTTCTATCTAAAGCTTCAAGGGACATGTTATCCCATCTTCACAGGGCTGGGGGAGTTGTTACTGATTATGGGGGTATCACCAGTCATGTGGCCATCGTACTTCGGGAGATGAAGATCCCCTGTGTGGTGGGAACTGCCCAGGGTACTAAAAAACTTGAAGAAGGAACCATTGTAACCGTGGATGGGAGAACAGGTAATATCTATCAAGGTTTCATTGAAAGAGATGGTAAACATGATTCTTTTGAACTCCATTATCCTTCAACTTTCATAAAGGTCAACCTCAATGTCCCTGAAATTGCAGGAAAAGTAGCATCCTGTGCTGATGGTGTGGGTTCCATCCGCATTGAAAACAGCATAATTCGCACGGGAAAACATCCCTATGTACTTTTGGAAGAAGGAAAACTCACCAGGGTTATTGTGGATTCTGTAAGGATTATTGCAGATTCATTTTATCCTAAACCAGTATGGTTTCGCACCTTTGACATTCCCACTGATGAACTGAAACGTTTACAGGGTGGAAGTGTTGAGCCCGATGAAGATAACCCGTTACTGGGCCTTAGAGGTATTCATAAGGATCTTAAAAATCCTGAAATTCTGAAAGCAGAGTTTGAGGCCGTATCCCAACTTATGGATGATGGGTACGATAATTTGGGGGTTAAAATACCATTAGTGAGGGATGTTTCTGAGTACAGGCGAGCCAAGGCAGTTATGGGCGAGGTGGGAATCAAACCCCATCAGGACTTGCCTCTGGGGGCCTCCATAGAAACACCATCAGCAGCTTTAACCATGGATGAATTAGTAAAGGAAGGAATGGACTTTGTGACTCTGGGTATGAGTGACATGGCCATGAGCTCCTTGGCAGTGGATAGAAGAGGAGTTAAGGTTTCTAAACACTTTGATCTAACCCATCCATCGGTCTTGAAGATAATGGAAATGGTAATAGAAAAATGCAAAGATAAGGGTATTGAAAGCTGTATATGTGGTCATGCAGGATCTGATCCGGCTATTGTGCGCTGGCTGGTAGAGAAAGGCATAAGTTCCGTATCCACCAATCCTGATCAGATTCTTAATATACGTAAAGTGGTTAATATAACTGAAAAAACCATTATCCAGAAGGGATTTACAAATTAA
- a CDS encoding flippase, with product MSSKIARGSLIMLIGYFIFRIGGYLYRFATAYLLGPAGFGILNLALPTQSILIQIASGGMPPAIAKHVSEYTAKNEEEMVKQVVHTSIKIVIVLGLLMSIVIYLLAEPLALGLFHKPEAILPLKLVALITPFSVLVGVFRGAFQGVFQMGNIVITKAFEQVFMISSAIILILLGFYVAGAVIGTAIGFVFSALSGYYLYRRGLGKRLKNVKLSFSTKEELALAKVLLIFAFPVLITGLAEILLFDMIGNYVVGAFMTSEQLGFFGAATPVARLPLIISMAVATAVLPATAEAVGLDNRNVLQNYVNQSYRYVALVVFPMSVGTMLLAAPIMKLLYINPVYMNGATALQIMALGMLFFTIYTVSSSIAQGLGKPYLPMTILVLGVICDVAMSIFLVPLYGITGAAMALTITAFLIMTSIVWKTLQIAEVKLEILNLVRISIATGIMGVLLLLIPENILFLPIPWNYTVFAGVMILALIVYVGALILVGGLKKSDVNAISKLGNKSGPFKTTLNKIASFLERFAH from the coding sequence ATGAGTTCCAAAATAGCCAGAGGAAGCCTGATCATGCTGATTGGGTATTTCATTTTTCGTATAGGTGGTTATCTTTACCGTTTTGCCACTGCATATCTATTAGGTCCAGCAGGTTTCGGTATACTTAATCTGGCCCTTCCTACACAGAGTATATTGATTCAAATAGCATCTGGGGGCATGCCACCTGCTATTGCCAAGCACGTTTCAGAATACACGGCAAAAAATGAAGAAGAGATGGTCAAACAAGTAGTTCATACTTCAATAAAAATCGTCATTGTTCTGGGATTGTTAATGAGCATAGTCATATATCTCCTGGCAGAACCATTAGCTTTAGGACTATTTCATAAACCAGAAGCAATACTGCCCTTAAAGCTTGTGGCATTAATAACTCCTTTCAGTGTTTTAGTTGGTGTTTTTAGAGGTGCTTTTCAGGGTGTTTTCCAGATGGGGAACATTGTGATAACCAAAGCTTTTGAACAGGTTTTCATGATCAGCAGTGCTATAATTCTGATTTTACTGGGCTTTTATGTGGCAGGGGCAGTAATTGGAACTGCAATAGGTTTTGTGTTTTCAGCACTGTCAGGATACTATTTATATCGCAGAGGATTGGGGAAACGGCTTAAGAATGTGAAATTATCCTTCTCTACCAAGGAAGAATTAGCCTTAGCCAAGGTACTTCTTATTTTTGCATTCCCAGTTCTCATAACTGGGCTTGCTGAGATTTTATTATTTGACATGATTGGAAATTATGTTGTCGGAGCTTTTATGACCAGCGAGCAACTAGGATTTTTTGGTGCAGCCACTCCTGTAGCCCGTTTACCCCTCATAATTTCCATGGCAGTTGCAACGGCAGTTTTACCAGCCACAGCCGAAGCAGTGGGTTTGGATAATAGAAATGTACTTCAAAACTATGTGAATCAATCCTACCGCTATGTGGCCCTGGTTGTGTTCCCCATGTCTGTGGGAACTATGCTTCTGGCTGCTCCCATCATGAAATTACTTTACATAAACCCAGTCTACATGAACGGAGCAACAGCACTCCAGATCATGGCGCTCGGCATGTTATTTTTCACTATTTACACAGTTTCTTCCAGTATTGCTCAGGGATTGGGAAAACCTTACCTTCCAATGACTATTTTAGTTTTGGGAGTGATCTGTGATGTGGCTATGAGTATTTTTTTAGTACCTCTTTATGGAATTACAGGTGCTGCAATGGCCCTTACTATCACCGCTTTTCTTATAATGACATCTATTGTCTGGAAAACTCTTCAGATAGCTGAGGTAAAATTGGAAATTTTAAATTTAGTTAGAATAAGTATTGCAACAGGGATAATGGGAGTTTTACTTCTTCTTATTCCAGAGAACATCCTATTTTTACCCATTCCCTGGAATTACACTGTATTTGCAGGAGTTATGATTTTGGCGCTTATTGTATATGTGGGGGCTTTAATACTTGTTGGTGGTCTTAAAAAGAGCGATGTTAATGCTATCAGTAAGTTAGGTAATAAATCAGGTCCTTTCAAAACCACATTGAATAAAATAGCTTCATTTTTAGAAAGATTTGCTCACTAA